One window of the Cryptomeria japonica chromosome 7, Sugi_1.0, whole genome shotgun sequence genome contains the following:
- the LOC131857126 gene encoding putative UPF0481 protein At3g02645, which translates to MGSVNEDVVVIDQDLWVTQIKECLQRHGEQEEEKEISVSVFGVPKELLTLKPEAYIPQCVSIGPYHHWRAHLLEIERYKIAAARRFQKTLTGDCKFESVVEEVKKYDWQIRNCHHKFLDYEEEALAWLMAVDASFVLECLQFYVKEADQASPQVKQLGRILDPSRRSATHNSIMRDLIMLENQLPLFLLEKLLEIEMGSQAKAEERLCNLVNLACKEWCPFILKMRDSSRMCIKERGHILEVLYYSIVPAAAMGHTISNKEEDGKVPLRDSNYLMRALKALWKALSSLKVGFVQLVSALPDRVLEGRPAQFVTQLSTNIVSAFETLSIQRRNETDEDKDEESGFSSAETPPTRDELAVPCVSDLYSAGVKFRPTEGDVTTIRFDQTTATLYLPKLRLDSNTEVVLRNLVAFEASGASGALIFTRYTDFMNGIIDSVEDVRLLRKSGIIYNHLADDGKVASLWNGLGKCVKLTRVKYLDQVISDVNKHYNSRWSVAAKRHVNKYIFGSWQLLTVVATVILLLLTCFHAFCSVYDCKRWWSDSTVLQD; encoded by the coding sequence ATGGGATCAGTTAATGAAGATGTTGTAGTAATTGATCAGGACCTTTGGGTTACTCAAATAAAGGAATGCCTGCAAAGACATGGcgagcaagaagaagaaaaggagattTCGGTATCCGTTTTTGGTGTGCCGAAGGAGCTGTTGACATTGAAGCCAGAAGCATATATTCCGCAGTGCGTCTCCATTGGACCATATCACCATTGGAGAGCGCATTTATTagaaattgagagatataaaataGCTGCTGCGCGAAGATTCCAGAAAACATTAACCGGTGACTGCAAATTCGAATCTGTAGTGGAAGAAGTGAAGAAGTATGACTGGCAAATCAGGAACTGCCACCACAAATTTCTTGACTACGAGGAGGAAGCCCTTGCATGGCTCATGGCTGTGGACGCTTCCTTCGTGCTCGAGTGCTTGCAGTTCTACGTCAAAGAGGCAGATCAGGCTTCACCCCAGGTGAAGCAACTAGGTCGAATTTTAGATCCATCTCGCAGAAGTGCAACCCATAATTCAATTATGAGAGATCTGATAATGCTAGAGAATCAGTTACCTTTGTTCCTCTTGGAGAAGCTGCTGGAAATAGAGATGGGTTCGCAAGCTAAGGCGGAAGAAAGGCTCTGCAATCTGGTGAATCTCGCCTGTAAAGAATGGTGCCCATTTATATTGAAGATGCGGGATAGTTCAAGGATGTGCATAAAAGAAAGGGGTCACATATTGGAGGTGCTCTACTACTCTATTGTCCCTGCAGCAGCCATGGGCCATACTATTTCTAATAAGGAGGAGGATGGGAAAGTCCCGTTGCGAGATTCAAACTACTTAATGCGTGCTCTGAAAGCTTTATGGAAGGCTCTCTCCTCGCTAAAAGTCGGGTTTGTTCAACTAGTCTCGGCTCTCCCTGACCGTGTCTTGGAAGGCCGGCCTGCCCAGTTTGTGACACAGTTGTCCACGAATATTGTTTCAGCTTTTGAAACTCTTTCAATTCAGCGCAGAAATGAAACAGATGAGGATAAAGATGAAGAGAGTGGGTTTTCGTCTGCGGAAACACCTCCTACACGCGATGAACTAGCTGTTCCTTGCGTCTCCGATTTATACTCAGCAGGAGTAAAATTTCGTCCAACCGAGGGAGACGTCACCACAATTCGCTTCGACCAGACGACTGCAACTCTTTATCTTCCCAAATTGAGGCTGGATTCCAACACAGAAGTAGTTCTGAGAAATCTAGTGGCGTTCGAAGCTTCGGGTGCTTCCGGTGCTTTGATCTTCACTCGCTACACTGATTTCATGAATGGCATCATTGACAGTGTTGAAGATGTTCGGCTGTTGAGAAAGAGTGGGATTATCTACAATCACCTGGCAGACGACGGCAAAGTGGCAAGCCTGTGGAACGGCTTGGGTAAATGTGTCAAATTGACGCGAGTTAAATATTTGGACCAAGTCATATCGGACGTCAACAAGCATTATAACAGCCGATGGAGCGTTGCTGCGAAGCGGCATGTAAACAAGTACATATTTGGTTCGTGGCAGCTCCTCACTGTTGTGGCCACAGTGATACTTCTTCTTCTAACTTGTTTCCACGCTTTTTGTTCTGTGTATGACTGTAAGCGTTGGTGGAGCGACAGTACTGTTCTGCAGGACTAA